From a single Lolium rigidum isolate FL_2022 chromosome 7, APGP_CSIRO_Lrig_0.1, whole genome shotgun sequence genomic region:
- the LOC124671278 gene encoding aspartyl protease family protein At5g10770-like, protein MDTGNDMSWMRCNTQDGGPFDPRASRSYAPFSCSSGECAKLVISKFAFGCSDTDTFDSRVDGILVLGGGAQSLLSQTATIYGRQFSYCLPPTLFSFGFLRLGAPGDDSSFTFTRMFRRNTDLTFYYVLLLGIKVAEKPLDLPPSVFTDGSVLDSSTVITRLPTTAYTALSSAFKEEMKAYPPGQQSGLLDTCFDFGGKDIGPVHRFRRP, encoded by the exons ATGGACACGGGCAACGACATGTCCTGGATGCGCTGCAACACCCAGGATGGCGGACCGTTCGACCCACGGGCATCGAGGTCCTACGCGCCCTTCTCCTGCTCCTCCGGCGAGTGCGCGAAGCTTG TCATCAGCAAATTCGCGTTCGGTTGCAGCGACACCGACACCTTCGACAGCAGAGTCGACGGCATCCtcgtgctcggcggcggcgcccaATCGCTCCTGTCGCAGACGGCGACGATATACGGGAGGCAGTTCTCGTACTGCCTCCCGCCGACCCTCTTCTCCTTCGGCTTCCTCAGGCTCGGCGCGCCCGGCGACGACTCTAGCTTCACCTTCACGCGGATGTTTCGACGGAACACGGATCTGACGTTCTACTACGTGCTCCTCTTGGGCATCAAGGTCGCCGAGAAGCCCCTCGATCTCCCTCCTTCCGTCTTCACCGATGGATCAGTGCTGGACTCCAGCACGGTGATCACGCGGCTGCCAACCACGGCGTACACCGCTCTCTCGTCAGCCTTCAAAGAGGAGATGAAGGCGTACCCGCCAGGGCAGCAGAGCGGACTACTGGACACATGTTTTGATTTCGGAGGCAAGGATATAGggccggtccat